The proteins below come from a single Chryseobacterium capnotolerans genomic window:
- a CDS encoding DMT family transporter: MKLRGYLLGVLSAVSYGLIPIFILPIKQAHFSMDITLFYRFFFSALMVGGYLIYSKQNFRINKKEALILAILGICYALSSEFLFIGYDFLTPGIASTVLFIYPVIVALIMFFFYKEKLTKLSIVSLFLAFAGVIVLCLKGNGFEINFAGLGIVMLSSLFYALYMVIVNKSKLKVSGFKLTFYSMLFTSLFFMIKSGIGHQSFAIPSTAIFVNFLIFAFLTTVISSLCLVYAIKSIGSTPVAILGALEPVVAVMVSVFMFNEKFTTNLLIGITLILLGVILNVISDRRKVSPI, from the coding sequence ATGAAACTTAGGGGTTATTTATTGGGTGTTTTGTCGGCTGTTTCATACGGATTGATTCCGATTTTTATTTTACCGATTAAGCAGGCTCATTTTTCAATGGACATTACACTGTTCTACAGGTTTTTCTTTTCGGCCTTAATGGTGGGCGGATACCTCATCTATTCTAAACAAAATTTCAGAATCAATAAAAAGGAAGCTTTAATATTAGCTATTCTGGGAATATGCTATGCTCTTTCTTCAGAATTTCTGTTTATAGGATATGATTTTCTCACCCCAGGAATTGCCTCTACGGTTCTGTTCATTTATCCGGTGATTGTTGCGTTGATTATGTTTTTCTTTTATAAAGAGAAACTCACCAAACTATCCATCGTTTCATTATTCCTTGCCTTTGCCGGAGTGATTGTTTTATGTTTAAAAGGAAATGGCTTTGAGATCAATTTTGCAGGATTAGGAATCGTGATGCTAAGTTCACTATTTTATGCCCTTTATATGGTGATCGTTAATAAATCAAAACTGAAGGTTTCCGGGTTTAAACTTACCTTCTACTCTATGCTTTTCACTTCCTTATTTTTTATGATTAAATCTGGGATCGGACATCAATCCTTTGCGATTCCTTCAACGGCGATCTTTGTTAACTTTCTTATTTTTGCATTTCTTACTACGGTTATTTCCAGCTTATGTCTGGTATATGCCATTAAGAGTATTGGCTCTACTCCGGTTGCTATTTTAGGAGCATTGGAACCTGTGGTAGCGGTGATGGTAAGTGTATTTATGTTTAATGAAAAGTTTACCACCAACTTATTAATTGGTATTACATTGATTCTTCTAGGTGTTATCTTAAATGTTATTTCAGATCGTAGGAAAGTAAGCCCTATTTAA
- a CDS encoding YybH family protein has protein sequence MKNILILIQTFAILLSCSGKQEKNNPSNITNEKKTMETTIKKDIETVLYVYQNALNESSTAHVLPLYTRDGVFMPQGGPTAKGQEQLKGAYDFVFKTLALDVKFEIDEITVINENYAIARTVSKGTQMLYADHKTTPEENRELFILQKEDTKWKISRYMFNKQK, from the coding sequence ATGAAAAATATTCTCATCCTGATCCAGACTTTTGCTATACTATTATCTTGTTCGGGAAAGCAGGAAAAAAATAATCCATCGAATATCACTAACGAGAAGAAGACAATGGAAACTACAATAAAAAAAGATATAGAAACAGTACTTTACGTCTATCAGAATGCACTTAATGAGTCATCTACTGCGCATGTACTTCCTTTATATACTCGAGATGGTGTATTCATGCCGCAGGGAGGACCTACAGCAAAAGGCCAGGAGCAGCTCAAAGGAGCGTATGATTTTGTATTCAAAACCCTTGCACTGGATGTGAAGTTTGAAATTGACGAGATTACTGTAATCAATGAGAACTATGCTATAGCCCGAACAGTTTCAAAAGGTACTCAAATGCTCTATGCAGATCATAAAACAACACCGGAAGAAAATAGGGAATTGTTTATACTTCAGAAAGAAGACACAAAATGGAAGATATCCAGATATATGTTTAATAAACAAAAATAA
- a CDS encoding tetratricopeptide repeat protein, whose amino-acid sequence MNTLHHEAIEAFRQKNYAVAAKNWIKGHSLPEDKEELKEIYLWANSLNETSPDADLCAILGLIALDHYEVFTDNREKALLQCIEWSKQGISMSPNHPWCHRHAGSAFYWLNQWKEAVPYYEKATSLVHSPTLQIRLFTIHNQENTNPDFLLLDVNPETSEAMEAYNAGVEINRILSQNPQMSEFEKERLTQLKRDCYTVAYHLYHKALVEKSGDPYNEDPHTFAMCCNNLAAELIIQEKYDEAIAVTTEGMKFSYFMYILQNRYNARFEAEYFEEAVADGEQLIEDFIHDMDSVTYFRSIDQLCYSYMELRDYESALEWIDAGLESYHELDPAGPLAAHPKIVRCFTNFYIHKAKIGEQTGLKPDTDSASKEADHILEEMPDNPSILISRSNIFLEEENYAKALECLQYAVHFASEQNKVRSAQVALYNMGYIQVAKLRDETAAFESFEQSIALGNEDFWCYYWAVHCGYHLQENEKTVEFALMALQVLPQQQGVTEDIIAEIYEHLGTAQLDLGQYANAAENLKTSLHYNHSSIAEDNLKTAETESRRNGSSGFFRKMFGK is encoded by the coding sequence GTGAATACATTACATCATGAAGCCATTGAGGCATTCCGTCAGAAAAACTATGCTGTTGCTGCTAAAAACTGGATAAAAGGACATTCGCTTCCGGAGGACAAAGAAGAATTAAAAGAAATCTATCTTTGGGCTAATTCTTTAAATGAAACTTCTCCTGATGCTGATCTTTGTGCTATATTAGGACTTATTGCTCTGGATCATTACGAAGTATTTACGGATAACCGTGAAAAAGCCCTTCTTCAGTGTATAGAATGGAGTAAGCAGGGCATTAGTATGAGCCCGAATCATCCTTGGTGTCATCGCCATGCAGGCTCTGCTTTCTATTGGTTGAATCAATGGAAAGAAGCTGTTCCTTATTATGAAAAAGCAACCTCCTTAGTTCATTCACCAACTTTACAGATAAGACTGTTCACGATTCATAATCAGGAAAATACGAACCCCGATTTTCTGTTACTCGATGTCAATCCTGAGACTTCCGAAGCAATGGAAGCCTATAATGCCGGTGTTGAAATCAATAGAATACTCAGCCAGAACCCTCAGATGTCTGAATTTGAAAAAGAGAGGCTTACTCAGCTGAAAAGAGACTGTTATACTGTGGCCTATCATCTTTATCACAAAGCATTGGTTGAAAAAAGTGGTGATCCATACAATGAAGATCCTCACACCTTTGCCATGTGCTGTAATAATTTAGCTGCTGAACTTATCATTCAGGAAAAATATGATGAAGCCATTGCTGTAACTACAGAAGGAATGAAGTTCAGCTATTTTATGTACATACTCCAAAACAGATATAATGCCCGGTTTGAAGCAGAATATTTTGAAGAAGCTGTGGCAGATGGAGAACAGCTGATAGAAGATTTTATTCATGATATGGATTCTGTAACCTATTTTAGGAGTATAGATCAGCTTTGCTACAGTTATATGGAGTTGAGGGATTATGAATCTGCGCTGGAATGGATTGATGCCGGCTTGGAAAGCTATCATGAGTTAGATCCAGCAGGTCCTTTAGCAGCCCATCCTAAAATTGTACGATGCTTTACCAATTTTTATATCCATAAAGCGAAAATTGGAGAACAAACAGGTTTAAAACCGGATACAGATTCTGCATCTAAAGAAGCCGATCATATTTTGGAAGAAATGCCGGACAATCCCAGTATATTAATTAGTCGTTCCAATATTTTTTTAGAGGAAGAAAACTATGCAAAAGCGCTGGAATGTCTTCAGTATGCTGTACATTTTGCATCAGAACAAAATAAAGTAAGATCTGCACAGGTGGCTTTATACAATATGGGATATATTCAGGTGGCAAAACTTCGTGATGAAACAGCGGCATTTGAAAGCTTTGAACAGAGTATAGCTTTAGGAAATGAAGATTTCTGGTGTTATTATTGGGCCGTTCATTGTGGGTATCATCTCCAGGAAAATGAAAAAACGGTAGAGTTTGCATTAATGGCTCTTCAGGTTTTGCCACAACAGCAGGGAGTTACTGAAGATATTATAGCAGAAATTTATGAACATTTAGGAACGGCACAATTAGATTTAGGTCAGTATGCAAATGCTGCGGAGAATTTGAAAACCTCTCTACATTACAATCATTCTTCCATAGCTGAGGATAATCTGAAAACAGCTGAAACAGAGAGCAGGCGTAACGGATCAAGTGGGTTTTTCAGAAAGATGTTTGGAAAGTAA
- a CDS encoding Crp/Fnr family transcriptional regulator: MSKETASLISYFKSFIPLSKEEIEVLDERITERRIRRKQFILQENEICQYYTFVVSGCFKMYSIDQNGEEHNLQFASENDWIVDIDSFHNKNPSKLYIIALENSIVLQLEKMISGICIPIIRSLTEILE; encoded by the coding sequence ATGTCAAAAGAAACGGCTTCACTTATCAGTTATTTTAAAAGTTTTATTCCTCTTTCAAAAGAAGAAATTGAAGTGTTGGATGAACGCATCACAGAAAGAAGAATCAGACGAAAACAATTTATTCTGCAAGAGAATGAAATATGCCAGTATTATACATTTGTAGTGTCCGGATGTTTCAAAATGTACAGTATAGATCAAAATGGAGAAGAACATAATCTTCAGTTTGCATCAGAAAATGACTGGATTGTAGATATAGATAGTTTTCATAATAAAAATCCCAGCAAACTATATATTATTGCTCTGGAAAACTCTATTGTACTGCAGCTTGAAAAAATGATCTCTGGTATCTGTATACCTATTATCCGAAGTTTGACAGAAATTTTAGAGTGA
- a CDS encoding LytR/AlgR family response regulator transcription factor, which translates to MYKTIIIEDEYHLREALSIMLEMIAPDTIQIIGYAESADEAAKLIDRLQPDLVFMDIMLKNGTGFDVLQKISYRKFHLIFTTAYEEYAIRAFKFSALDYLLKPIDAEELKTAIDRISGLKDQFLEEQQVNELNNNLTKTPQRIILPTQEAMHVVKINQIMHCETSGSYTTFYLNDGKKIMISKPLKNYETILVPPDFFRVHQSYLINTNYIVSYSREGMIEMENGANIPISRAKKDAFFKLMKEE; encoded by the coding sequence ATGTACAAAACAATCATCATAGAAGACGAATATCATTTAAGAGAAGCCTTATCTATTATGCTGGAAATGATTGCTCCTGATACAATACAAATCATAGGCTATGCAGAAAGTGCCGATGAAGCAGCAAAACTTATTGACAGGCTTCAACCGGATCTTGTCTTCATGGATATTATGCTAAAAAACGGGACTGGTTTTGATGTATTACAAAAGATTTCTTATCGGAAATTTCATTTGATTTTTACAACGGCTTATGAAGAATATGCCATACGGGCTTTCAAGTTCAGTGCTTTAGATTATTTATTAAAGCCTATTGATGCTGAAGAACTCAAAACAGCTATTGATAGAATTTCAGGATTAAAGGATCAATTCCTCGAAGAACAACAAGTAAACGAACTCAATAATAATCTGACCAAAACGCCGCAAAGGATTATTCTTCCTACTCAGGAAGCAATGCATGTGGTAAAGATCAACCAGATTATGCATTGTGAAACATCCGGTTCCTATACTACTTTCTATCTGAACGATGGGAAAAAGATCATGATCTCAAAACCTCTTAAAAACTACGAGACCATTCTAGTTCCCCCTGATTTTTTCCGGGTACATCAATCTTATCTTATCAATACCAATTATATCGTAAGCTATTCCCGTGAAGGAATGATTGAAATGGAAAACGGTGCCAATATCCCGATATCACGGGCTAAAAAAGATGCTTTTTTCAAACTGATGAAAGAAGAATAG
- a CDS encoding B12-binding domain-containing radical SAM protein, translating to MKDLLLITPPFTQLNTPYPATAYIKGFLNTKNISSYQMDLGIDVILELFSRGGLEKVFNKEIDLQNTSENSQRIYALRDEYLKTIDQVIPFLQGKTPTLARQICSMNFLPEASRFNQLDDMEFAFGNMGLQDKAKHLATLYLEDISDYIVENIDTDFGFSRYAERLGKSANSFDELYNKLIDRETFIDTFTLTILREKIETVQPKLVCFSIPFPGNLYAAFRSAQFIKKNFPQIKIAMGGGFPNTELREIKDQRVFEFFDFITLDDGELPLELLCENVCHSGQSEESQYKRTFLLENQKVVYKNNTKRHDYKQADIGTPDYTDLKLDQYISVIEIANPMHSLWSDGRWNKLTMAHGCYWGKCTFCDISLDYIKIYEPISAKILVDRMEELIKTTGETGFHFVDEAAPPALMREVALEILRRNLIVTWWTNIRFEKSFTRDLCYLLKLSGCVAVSGGLEVASDRLLKLIDKGISVEQVAKVTRNFTEAGIMIHAYLMYGYPTQTIQETIDSMEMVRQLFEMGILQSGFWHQFAMTAHSPVGLNPEEFGVTPIKQEILFANNDIDFTDRTGINHDQFSSGLKKSLFNYMHGINFDLPLQEWFDFKIPRTTIHPDYIHDSLLEEEDFKFKGNSKVVFLTKNVIAENRVKNKKKYSGTYTLLTFHLKTNIIKVELEQDKAEWLMDILEEHSIDNQKKPTVQQLKNQFEENFEDFELFWFSKPMQQLKENGVILSL from the coding sequence TTGAAAGACCTGCTTCTTATTACCCCGCCTTTTACTCAACTTAACACTCCTTACCCGGCAACAGCTTATATTAAAGGATTTTTAAATACTAAGAATATTTCCAGTTATCAGATGGATTTGGGAATAGATGTTATTTTGGAGTTATTTTCAAGAGGTGGATTAGAAAAGGTTTTCAACAAAGAAATTGATCTTCAGAATACTTCTGAAAATTCTCAGAGGATTTATGCTTTAAGAGATGAATATTTAAAAACCATTGATCAGGTTATTCCTTTTTTACAAGGAAAAACTCCAACATTGGCAAGACAGATCTGCAGTATGAACTTTCTTCCGGAAGCTTCCCGTTTCAATCAATTGGACGATATGGAATTTGCCTTCGGAAACATGGGTTTACAGGATAAAGCAAAGCATTTAGCAACCTTATATCTGGAGGATATTTCAGATTATATTGTTGAAAATATTGATACAGACTTCGGTTTCAGCAGATATGCCGAGCGTCTTGGAAAAAGTGCCAATTCTTTTGATGAGTTGTACAATAAACTAATTGATAGAGAAACATTTATCGATACTTTTACCTTGACCATTCTTCGAGAAAAAATAGAAACTGTTCAACCTAAATTGGTTTGTTTTTCTATTCCTTTTCCCGGAAATTTATATGCTGCTTTCAGAAGTGCACAGTTTATAAAGAAAAATTTCCCGCAAATTAAAATTGCCATGGGCGGCGGTTTTCCCAATACAGAGTTAAGAGAGATCAAGGATCAAAGAGTATTTGAATTTTTCGATTTTATAACGTTGGATGATGGAGAGCTTCCGCTTGAACTTCTATGTGAAAATGTCTGTCATTCTGGACAAAGCGAAGAATCTCAATACAAGAGAACTTTTTTACTTGAAAATCAGAAAGTCGTTTATAAAAATAACACCAAAAGGCACGATTACAAACAGGCAGATATCGGTACTCCGGATTATACGGATTTAAAACTCGATCAATATATCTCAGTCATTGAAATTGCCAACCCTATGCACAGCTTGTGGAGCGATGGAAGATGGAATAAACTAACCATGGCCCACGGATGCTATTGGGGAAAATGTACTTTCTGCGATATCTCATTGGATTATATTAAAATCTACGAGCCTATTTCCGCTAAAATTCTGGTGGACAGAATGGAAGAACTTATCAAAACTACAGGGGAAACCGGTTTCCATTTTGTAGATGAAGCTGCACCACCAGCTTTGATGAGAGAAGTTGCCCTTGAAATTCTTCGTAGAAATCTTATTGTTACCTGGTGGACTAATATTCGTTTTGAGAAAAGCTTCACCCGCGATCTTTGTTATTTATTAAAACTATCCGGATGTGTTGCCGTTTCGGGAGGTCTTGAAGTAGCTAGTGATCGTTTGTTGAAATTAATTGATAAAGGAATTTCTGTGGAACAGGTTGCTAAAGTGACAAGAAATTTTACAGAAGCCGGAATCATGATTCATGCTTATTTGATGTATGGCTACCCAACGCAAACCATTCAGGAAACGATTGATTCTATGGAAATGGTTCGTCAGCTATTTGAAATGGGAATTTTACAAAGTGGTTTCTGGCATCAGTTTGCTATGACAGCCCATTCACCTGTTGGATTGAACCCGGAAGAATTTGGAGTTACGCCAATCAAGCAGGAAATTCTATTTGCTAATAATGATATTGATTTTACAGACAGAACCGGAATCAACCATGATCAATTTAGCTCAGGGTTAAAAAAATCCTTATTCAACTATATGCATGGAATTAATTTTGATCTTCCCCTTCAGGAGTGGTTCGATTTTAAAATTCCGAGAACAACCATCCATCCCGATTATATTCACGACAGTTTATTGGAAGAGGAAGATTTTAAGTTTAAAGGAAATTCAAAAGTTGTCTTTTTAACCAAAAACGTAATCGCTGAGAATCGCGTAAAAAATAAAAAGAAATATTCTGGTACATATACGTTGCTTACATTCCACCTAAAAACCAATATTATAAAGGTTGAGCTGGAACAAGACAAAGCAGAATGGCTGATGGATATTTTAGAAGAACATTCTATTGACAACCAGAAAAAACCTACAGTTCAGCAACTTAAGAATCAGTTTGAAGAAAATTTTGAAGATTTTGAATTGTTCTGGTTCTCAAAACCGATGCAGCAATTGAAGGAAAATGGAGTGATTTTGAGTTTATAA
- a CDS encoding sensor histidine kinase yields MAALQNSQKAGNKEDEAICSAYLSLTHKRLLHLKEFTKYAERSYDIAKSIKSSRADAFANTAMGYLKSYIDDKPQALTYFLKAYALFNTMQSYDQSAKLGADISYLFSPDSPEKVKKYADEGLSFAEKSGNPESILHARLAVGSYLSDLIASGETNRWQEAILFFKQTITFIEKNEAQIDSKSNIGIAYINLAALYMNGPKPMDENSFLSALEKALVIGKQYGIKSVYRSSMGLRGQFYVSKGEFRTAENLFKEGIAYQQTLPYKDNYLLAAFYECLKNIAAEEKDYKAYLEYDTFFIKYSKLKYDESTQQILQNADAKYESEKKMARIQQLEQENQLQKKNQLLGYGISAVLLIGLVFMYRSYYFRQRYHQKREDFLQQQQTNNKLKMELLEKETLENLAEKLSLERRLLQSQMDPHFIFNALGNIQGMILRKDTDLAILYLGKFAKLSRRVLEQSRMETITLEEEIQTLENYIELQQLRLNQSFDYQIQCDESTDQQLHIPPLLIQPFVENAIEHGLKPLEAFQKGLLFINFEENPGENLLICTIRDNGIGLTASRKQKTDDSHRSLSTKITDERLLLMLKDNSRAKLEVRELTIDKDGQQGCMVTLYIPIL; encoded by the coding sequence ATGGCAGCTCTTCAAAATTCTCAAAAAGCAGGAAATAAAGAAGATGAAGCCATTTGTAGTGCTTATCTCTCCTTAACCCATAAACGTCTTCTTCATCTCAAGGAATTCACAAAGTATGCAGAAAGATCCTATGATATTGCCAAATCTATAAAAAGCAGTCGTGCAGACGCTTTTGCCAATACAGCGATGGGATACCTTAAATCATATATTGATGATAAGCCACAAGCGCTCACGTATTTTCTGAAAGCTTATGCTTTATTTAATACTATGCAGAGCTATGACCAATCCGCCAAACTCGGCGCAGATATCTCCTATCTTTTCTCTCCAGACTCTCCCGAAAAAGTCAAAAAGTATGCTGATGAAGGGCTTTCATTTGCAGAAAAATCAGGGAACCCTGAAAGCATTCTCCATGCAAGATTAGCAGTAGGAAGTTATCTTTCAGATCTCATTGCTTCCGGAGAAACTAATCGCTGGCAGGAAGCCATTTTATTTTTTAAGCAAACCATCACTTTCATTGAAAAAAATGAAGCCCAAATAGACAGTAAAAGTAACATAGGAATTGCTTATATCAATCTCGCTGCTTTATATATGAATGGTCCCAAGCCAATGGATGAAAATTCATTTTTATCAGCATTGGAAAAAGCCTTAGTTATTGGAAAACAATATGGAATCAAAAGTGTATATAGAAGCTCTATGGGCCTGCGGGGACAGTTTTATGTATCAAAAGGCGAATTTAGAACCGCAGAAAATCTTTTTAAAGAAGGAATCGCCTATCAACAAACCCTTCCCTACAAAGACAATTATCTTTTGGCCGCATTCTATGAATGTCTGAAAAATATTGCTGCAGAAGAAAAAGACTACAAAGCCTATCTTGAGTATGATACATTTTTTATCAAATATAGTAAACTAAAATACGACGAATCTACTCAACAGATCCTTCAGAATGCTGATGCCAAATATGAATCTGAAAAGAAAATGGCTCGTATTCAACAGCTGGAACAGGAAAATCAACTTCAGAAAAAAAATCAGTTATTAGGATACGGAATTTCTGCTGTTTTACTGATTGGATTGGTTTTTATGTATAGATCTTATTATTTCCGACAGCGTTATCACCAGAAAAGAGAAGATTTTCTTCAGCAGCAACAGACTAATAACAAACTTAAAATGGAGCTTTTGGAAAAGGAAACCCTTGAAAATTTAGCAGAAAAGCTATCCCTGGAAAGACGTTTATTACAGTCTCAGATGGATCCTCATTTTATCTTTAATGCATTAGGAAATATCCAGGGAATGATTCTCAGAAAGGATACAGATCTTGCCATACTCTATCTTGGAAAATTTGCAAAACTTAGCCGAAGAGTTTTGGAACAATCTCGTATGGAAACCATTACGTTGGAAGAAGAAATACAAACTCTAGAAAATTATATTGAACTCCAGCAACTCCGATTAAATCAAAGTTTTGATTACCAGATACAGTGTGATGAATCAACAGATCAGCAACTTCATATTCCGCCTCTTCTAATCCAGCCTTTTGTTGAAAACGCTATTGAACATGGACTAAAACCTTTGGAAGCCTTCCAAAAAGGATTATTATTCATTAATTTTGAAGAAAACCCGGGAGAGAATCTCCTTATCTGTACCATCAGAGATAATGGAATCGGACTTACTGCTTCCAGAAAGCAAAAAACAGATGACTCCCATCGTTCTCTTTCAACTAAGATTACCGATGAGAGACTGCTTCTTATGCTTAAAGATAATTCGAGGGCGAAGCTTGAAGTAAGAGAACTCACTATTGATAAAGACGGCCAGCAAGGCTGTATGGTAACATTATATATTCCAATATTATAA
- a CDS encoding aminotransferase class I/II-fold pyridoxal phosphate-dependent enzyme: MDIFERIKENPGPLGQFADYGEGYFIFPRLEGPIGPRMQFQGREVIFWSANDYLGLCNHPEVIEADAKAAAEYGMFYPMGARAMSGETDQHLQLERELADFVQKESAYLLNFGYQGMVSTIDALVSRNDVIVYDMDSHACIVDGVRLHSGKRFTYKHNDMESLEKNLQRATKVAEETGGGILVITEGVFGMRGQQGKIKEICELKSKYQFRLLVDDAHGFGTLGKTGAGVGEEQDCNDQIDVYFSTFAKSMAGFGAFLAGDKEIIRYLKFNLRSQIFAKSLTMPMVIGGLKRLELLRSRPEIKAKLWENVEKLQSGLKERGFNIGDTNTCVTPVMMQGTPVEATLLVKDLRENYGIFTSVVVYPVIPKGMILLRLIPTASHTDAEINETLAAFEAIHDKLVSGYYKEQEQILLQEQGLSFKPI; encoded by the coding sequence TTGGATATTTTTGAAAGAATAAAAGAAAATCCAGGACCTCTTGGACAATTTGCAGATTACGGAGAAGGCTATTTTATTTTCCCGAGATTAGAGGGACCTATCGGCCCGAGAATGCAGTTTCAGGGTAGAGAAGTAATTTTCTGGAGTGCCAATGATTATTTAGGATTATGTAATCATCCTGAAGTAATAGAAGCAGATGCAAAGGCGGCTGCAGAATACGGAATGTTCTATCCAATGGGAGCAAGGGCTATGTCTGGAGAAACAGATCAGCACCTTCAGTTGGAAAGAGAATTGGCAGACTTCGTACAAAAAGAATCAGCATATTTATTGAATTTCGGTTACCAGGGAATGGTTTCTACCATTGATGCTTTGGTAAGCAGAAATGACGTTATTGTTTATGATATGGATTCTCATGCCTGCATCGTGGATGGAGTAAGACTTCATTCTGGTAAAAGATTTACCTACAAGCACAACGATATGGAAAGTCTTGAGAAAAACCTTCAGAGAGCGACTAAAGTTGCAGAAGAAACAGGAGGAGGAATTCTTGTGATTACTGAAGGGGTTTTCGGAATGAGAGGCCAGCAGGGAAAAATCAAAGAAATTTGTGAGCTTAAATCAAAATATCAGTTCAGACTTTTAGTAGATGACGCTCACGGGTTCGGAACATTGGGTAAAACAGGTGCCGGAGTTGGTGAAGAACAGGATTGTAATGATCAGATTGACGTATATTTCTCTACTTTTGCAAAATCAATGGCTGGTTTCGGGGCATTCCTTGCGGGTGACAAAGAAATCATCAGATATCTGAAGTTCAACTTAAGATCACAAATTTTCGCAAAATCTCTTACAATGCCAATGGTAATCGGAGGATTAAAAAGATTGGAGCTATTGAGATCAAGACCCGAGATCAAAGCTAAACTTTGGGAAAATGTAGAAAAATTACAGAGCGGATTAAAAGAAAGAGGATTTAACATCGGAGATACCAATACTTGTGTAACTCCTGTAATGATGCAGGGAACTCCTGTAGAAGCTACTCTATTGGTAAAAGACCTTAGAGAAAATTACGGGATCTTTACTTCAGTAGTCGTCTATCCGGTAATCCCTAAGGGAATGATTCTTTTAAGACTAATTCCTACCGCTTCTCATACGGATGCTGAGATTAATGAAACTCTGGCCGCGTTTGAAGCAATTCACGATAAACTAGTAAGTGGTTACTATAAAGAGCAGGAACAAATATTACTGCAGGAACAAGGATTAAGTTTTAAACCGATTTAA
- a CDS encoding NADPH-dependent F420 reductase, whose product METLKKVAVIGLGNIGKAIANDLIKNNHEVIVASRNSEEASNFAEHSGGLAQSMSIKEAINTVDVIIPAIWFGSFKDFFNDYGDLLKNKTIIDVSNPIAPDGNGGFKKLLGKENQPENLTKLYFLRGLNW is encoded by the coding sequence ATGGAAACATTGAAAAAAGTAGCTGTAATTGGCTTAGGAAATATCGGAAAAGCAATTGCTAATGATCTGATAAAAAATAATCATGAAGTAATTGTTGCTTCAAGAAATAGTGAAGAGGCCAGTAATTTTGCTGAACACTCCGGAGGACTTGCCCAAAGTATGAGTATTAAAGAAGCAATTAATACTGTTGATGTTATTATCCCTGCAATATGGTTTGGTTCCTTTAAGGATTTCTTTAATGATTATGGTGATCTTTTGAAGAATAAGACCATTATAGATGTGTCCAATCCTATTGCTCCTGACGGCAATGGCGGATTCAAAAAATTATTGGGGAAAGAGAATCAGCCGGAGAACTTAACAAAGCTATACTTCCTAAGGGGGCTAAACTGGTGA
- a CDS encoding DUF4870 domain-containing protein yields MNSKTISILSYVTIIGWIIAYVKSKDLHGKNELANYHLEQGLGFFLLTVIINVLLSIIVPIIPVLSFLNYIGVILLILWIFGIINAANEQKKPIPVIGKIFENKFGFLA; encoded by the coding sequence ATGAACAGCAAAACAATTTCTATTTTAAGCTATGTCACCATCATCGGATGGATTATCGCTTATGTTAAAAGTAAAGACCTCCATGGTAAAAATGAACTGGCTAATTATCATTTGGAACAAGGTTTAGGATTCTTCCTGTTAACCGTTATTATCAATGTTCTTCTTTCTATCATAGTTCCTATTATACCAGTATTATCTTTTTTGAATTATATAGGAGTAATTCTTTTGATCTTATGGATATTCGGAATTATTAATGCTGCCAATGAACAGAAAAAACCTATTCCGGTAATTGGAAAAATATTTGAGAATAAATTTGGTTTCCTGGCATAA